The genomic window CCCTGGGGGGTATGATGCAGTTTATCTCCCAGGCACCATCCTATCTCCGCAAGGGATACTCCTTTGGTCTTGACTGGCATTTCAGACATGAGGCCCTCAGAAAGATGGGAAGGCTGCTACTCCCCACCATACTCGGTCTGGCAGTTGCCCAGGTAAACATCTTTGTAAGCACTATCCTGGCCTCCTACCTCCGGGAGGGGAGCATCACATACCTCTACTATTCAATGCGTCTGATTCAGTTTCCGGTCGGCATGTTCGGTGTGGCAATGGGAATGGCGGTGCTTCCGGCCCTGTCGGAACATGCATCAAGGGGTAAGATCGATGCATTGAGGGAGGACTTTTCCTTTGCCCTGAGGCTGCTCTTCTTCATAACCGTACCTGCAATGGCGGGCCTCATAGCGCTGAGGATGCCCATTGTCAACATACTCTTTCAGCGTGGAGAGTTTGATTACAGGGCAACGGAGGGGACGGCATTTGCACTCATGTTTTATGCACTGGGCATATGGTCAATGGTAGGGGTGCGGGTTGTGGTCTCGGCGTTCTATTCATTACAGGATACGAAGACACCGGTGAAGGTTGCGGTCATATCAATGCTGACAAATATCGTCCTGAGTATCATCCTCATGGGCCCCCTTAAACACGGGGGGCTGGCCCTTTCCAACTCCCTTGCCTCCTGGCTTAACTTCTCGCTCCTCTTCTTCTTCCTCAGAAAGAGGCTCGGCGGTGTCGAGGGGAGAAGGATAACGGTCACATTTTTGAAGGTCCTGACGGCATCCGTTTTAATGGGGATTTTCGGGTATGCCCTTCTCCACGGAAAACCATGGGAGGAAGGCGGGAGGCAGATAATGAAGGGACTCTATCTCGGGGGCACCATCCTTGCCTGCATTGTCCTTTATTTCGGTATTTCCCTTCTAACAAAAACCGAGGAGGCAAAGGTGATTACAGGGATAC from bacterium BMS3Abin08 includes these protein-coding regions:
- the murJ gene encoding putative peptidoglycan biosynthesis protein MurJ translates to MTVIYKHTLYKRGHYVSHDSSPGTELMDLEVMKQSLTPFRSDIIQPMSERGRIARSATLISIATFISRILGFVRDMVIAGYLGATGLSDTFFVAFRIPNLLRELFAEGAMSSAFIPVLTEVGIKGGEEEARRLSRVTFTFIITVVGVICVLGIIFAPSIVKLIAPGFTDKDKLSVTVLLTRIMFPFLLFVSLAAFTMGALNVKRVFFVPALASAWFNITVIITIVLLTVLFKHPVMAVAIGVTLGGMMQFISQAPSYLRKGYSFGLDWHFRHEALRKMGRLLLPTILGLAVAQVNIFVSTILASYLREGSITYLYYSMRLIQFPVGMFGVAMGMAVLPALSEHASRGKIDALREDFSFALRLLFFITVPAMAGLIALRMPIVNILFQRGEFDYRATEGTAFALMFYALGIWSMVGVRVVVSAFYSLQDTKTPVKVAVISMLTNIVLSIILMGPLKHGGLALSNSLASWLNFSLLFFFLRKRLGGVEGRRITVTFLKVLTASVLMGIFGYALLHGKPWEEGGRQIMKGLYLGGTILACIVLYFGISLLTKTEEAKVITGILRKKFSSR